TTTCATGCAAGGGCGGAGAGGCGATGAGTTTCTGCGCGCAGCGGCATCTGGTGGTACACGTGACAAACTGCCACAAAAGCAACCTGAAAATTGTCACATCATGCTGACAAACATAAGGGAATTTTTCTATGAACCATTACTTGTAAAACTAATTAGAATTGATCCAAATAAAATGAAATACTGTTAATAAACCCAAAAgaatacccccccctctctctctcacacacacacacacacacacacacacacacacacacacacacacacacacacacacacacacacacacacacacacacagagagagagagagagagagagagagagagagagagagagagagagagagacagctctgCACTCCGGTCTCATTGGTGGAGTAAGACATACCCATTCATATCTACCAACATCACTGTACACAATCCATCCTGAAAAGGCAGGCTGTTTTATGAAAAAGAGTGTCTCCCATGCAGTGGTTACTGTCCACAGCAATGCTTGGACGTGGGGCTTTGAGAAAAACAAAGTGCTCAGACACAGTGTTCTGTAGCGTGTTCTgtagcgcaggcaggcaggcaggcaggcaggcaggcaggcaggcaggcaggcaggcaggcaggcaggcaggcaggcaggcaggcaggcaggcaggcaggcaggcaggcaggcaagagggTAGGCagctaagcaggcaggcaggcaggcaggcagctaggcaggcaggcaggcaggcagagtggcCGGTGGAAGTGTGATCCATGGCTTTTCCCCACCTGCCGTCGTCACCGGTGCTGTGGCCAAAACTTGGCAGCGGATTTTATGCTGTGATGAAAACCATGTGTTCAACAGCTATACGGCTACACAACGCACCACCCAAGAATGCCTGctgctctcctcactcctcttaaAATGAACACTTGTACTGTGAGTGGCTCAGGGTGTTTTtggatagctctctctctctctgtgtgtgtgtgtgtgtgtgtgtgtgtgtgtgtgtgtgtgtgtgtgtgtgtgtgtgtgtgtgtgtgtgtgtgtgtgtgtgtgtgtgtgtgtgtgagagagagacagagtgtgtgtatgagtacatatgtacatttgtgtgcatgtccatgtgtgcatacgtgtgtgtgtgtgtgtgtgtgtgtgtgtgtgtgtgtgtgtgtgtgtgtatgtgtgtgtgtgtgtgtgtgtgtgtgtgtgtgtgtgtgtgtgtgtgtgagagagagagagagagagacagagtgtgtgtatgagtacatatgtacatttgtgtgcatgtccatgtgtgcatacgtgtgtgtgtgtgtgtgtgtgtgtgtgtgtgtgtgtgtgtgtgtgtgtgtgtgtgtgtgtgtgtgtgtgtgtgtgtgtgtgtgtgtgtatgtgtgtctgtttgtgtttttgtgtatgagtgtgtacgcATGtccgtgaatgcgtgtgtgtgtgtgtgtgtgtgtgtgtgtgtgtgtgtgtgtgtgtgtgtgtgtgtgtgtgtgtgtgtgtgtgtgtgtgtgtgtgtgtgtgtgtgtgtgtgtgtatgtaccatgTGCATGTGTTGGCTGCCCTCTCTGGCTCACTtgtttgcagcagcagcagcagcagatccaacagcagcagcagcagcagcagcagcagcagcagcaggtgtcctgtcctgtcctgtcctgtcggcATGGCCTGCCTGTTGAGCCGAGCTACAAACTGTTCCTGGATCAGCGGGTAGTTATGTTGATGTTACTTACGGAGGTGTTTCTGGTACAGTCCGTCCCCCTTGAGGACGCGAACCTGttacctcgtcaactacaacggctcggaaatgggaggcacagtaagATACAGCTGGACTAAATAAATGGACCAGTCCCCCCCAGCCCAGCGGCATTGACACTGTATGAGgttttcgggagggaggtttactaacattttaCGCTAACTCTGCTATAGTTATCCTCTGCCACAGCATACTGGCAGCTCATTTTGATGAAacactagggttgtgtgtgtcgatatgagctacctaGACGATTTGAAAAGACtctcgcacactgaccatttcgctgtctTCTTTAATACACAACGTTTTGGTCCTAGACCATCATCAGACCTAAAGCtttatcagaatggcaattatcaagttgtagtgcattactaaagaccctgtgttatgtcatagtattgcagtacTGTAGTACGGTAGGTAACTttgcaatgactattacagcatgccacttaAGGTACGGCGTGCATCCAGGAGCTACAGAAAACAGCGAAATgctcagtgtgcaggagttttttcatattgtctgctgagtgacccgaGGGCCACTTCCGATACACCTGCCAGCTGAGATGTGCGAcgaaaaaatacaagtttaatggggcactgtgcaggaaatggtcaaaaaaggtactgcaactatgctggtcattgaaactaggctgcctattgccaaatttgatctttacatgaaagtttactaagtaataaacaaatatgttctagtatggtccaagtacagtcatttttgcagctaaaaatggctatttttggaaattcaaaataacggaccatggagaagatcccccttttcatgtatgaaaagtgcaatttttcagtcataatgaatacttacaatttgatgctggtggtaagtattcatgaaaaaggtaacattagtaaatgggcagcatgaatggaaataaacaactaaaaatctcacacagtgtccctttaacgataCGAGCGACCTGTTATGCTGATCTTCCAAGTCATTACAGCACACTAGAATAGCACTTCAAGAGCTTACAGTCGTTAACATTTGGGTTAGTGCTAGGGCTTTTTGTCAACAGGCTGATGGTAGGTAATCACGACAAAAAGCAaccaacttttaaaaaaaatattttttggggtctttttcgactttattttgataggacagtgtgagaggtagacaggaagtgaattgggagagagacggggagaggtcggcaaaggacccgggccgggttcGAACCCGAAtcagctgcatggcagacgagtgccctaccggttgcgcCAAAGCTGGGGAACATTTGTCCGTATAACAAggggaagaagggggaaaaaagggggagaaagggggagaagaagggaagaagttCACCAAGTCTCCGtatcgaatcccgctcgaagcaacGGAAAATCAAATATATTGTGGTTCTTTTTCCTTGTTATGATAAAAAAAATGGATACATGGTATATTTtgaccaaaatgatactctagccaccactgaggtgcatttggaggttttttttattgtcagaaaacctgatggtggtgacatctgatggagttcaccaaaaaacacatgttttacatgtttttgacatgttttaggaatatgcatacaataagtatctacagttatgttgaattgttaaagtaattcactttaatacagtaaacatatgtttttacttctaattctgtctgtcgctgttgacaaaacaagaaagagcccattttatgaaaaatgttaaacatggggagcttgggtaatacattcactgcacagccaagacctacatatatgataatacacctctatattttggatttgaacaacttaaaagccgTTTTTGGCAcattttcaagaatcagtggcCTACTTCcgagagaatctaactaatgaagaaaaaacacatgtacaaacatactgtgcacacacaaacataaagtgtttatgcaagatgccattgacttgagagggctatttattttggtaaatgcaggtacaaattaggccactttcaccactctcagattactgtcaccaccgtcagttcttaagtcaccaccgtaagaaggagttttgtacattttaaatgaatgtgcttacaacattttccttaggagttgttgaattatcaaagtaatagccaatttaagcctacaggaatatttgtgaaattacaaaaaattgtttgttctatttaggctttaagtaagcatcgtatgacggtacatattttaaaaattaaacaaaagtgaattttcaacatttaaaggcatatgtgtgaaccaaaaaatacacataatcacttaaaaactccagatacatatgcaaccaaatcaatacaattttaattacttttaattgtgtctgacggtgttgacaaaaaacaaggtgtgatcagagaaaagcctgatttctgaaaaaaaaaattctgtcaacataacaacctgttttagccactttctcaagaatcagtgagctacacaaacacaccctacaTGCGCCTCTTTTTCTGCAGCCACTCCTCCTTTGAGATTTTCTCAGTATTTGGGCAATAAATTTTGCCTTTGTACTGGCTGTGTCCAGTATCTCCTGTGCGGAACTGTCCACATTTTCGGCAAGCATTTGATGTTACTGTGCGGGTGTACTTCCGCTTTTCTGCCGGTGGAGAAGGTGCAGGAGACACAGGACATGACACAGGGCGAGGTGTGATAAATTGAGAGTCTGCAGATGGCTTGGGCAGAATGTGTCGAGGGGCTGAGTGACTGATGGAGGCTGGGGCTGGAGGCACGGCAGCAGATGAAGCTGAGGCAGATGGTAGAATTTTTCTCAACTTGGTCTTCACCTGACCAGCTGTGTTGGGTggcatgttgtatgtgtgtaatggGTGGCTGTGCCGTGGTGGTGAAGCAGGCTGCAGTTGTGCTGGAGGCAATGGGTCTGAGGACACTGGCCGAGCCACAGGGAGGTCCAGTCCTTGAAGGAGCACACTAACCTCTTGCTTCTTCAAACGGTCATTGTGCCAGCTAATCAGTGTTGTCTGATTAACCACTACCAGCTGCAGGGTGGTTTGCCGCATTTTGCCGTGGTTTGCTGAATTCATCAGGATAAGCTGCCTGATCTTCCGGTAGTCCCTCAAAATGCAGTCCCATCTGGATAATGAGGCTGTGCCTTGCTTTTTTGGGGTACGGTAAATGTTGCAGAGCCTAATGAACATCAGCTCAATAAGACGGCAGCAGTCAGGCCACTGTGCTGGGGAGCCAGTGGAGCCCAGGACACACCTCTTTGTGCTGTCGACACCAGGGGTAAAGTCAGCCCTCTTTTTTGGGGACCTAAACTTCCCCGTGAGAAGCCTGTCCTGGTGCCGAGCAGCATATACCAACTTCTCTTTATCATATGGGTCCAGGTTCTGCCACAAGCCAACAATTGTGTCCTCCTGCTGTGGACTGAGTACCAGGCTGGTCTGGCTCCTCAACTCAACCAGGTACTCTGCCAACTCATCAGCTCTAGCCAGTCCAGGAATGCCATGTCCACTTGCTCGCaccggaggagcaggaggagtcgGGGCAGCGGGCAGCAGAaatggaccctgagtggtggtgggcagcagagatggaccctgagtggtggagggcagcagagatggaccctgagtggtggtgggcagcagagatggaccctgagtggtggtgggcagcagtgatggaccctgagtggtggtgggcagcagagatggaccctgagtggtggtgggcagcagtgatggaccctgagtggtggtgggcagcagtgatggaccctgagtggtggtgggcagcagtgatggaccctgagtggtggtgggcagcagtgatggaccctgagtggtggtgggcagcagagatggaccctgagtggtggtgggcagcagagatggaccctgagtggtggagggcagcagtgatggaccctgagtggtggagGGCAGCAGCAGAGAGGGTGGACCCTTGacagcaggcagagagagcagcTGAGGAGGCAGCTGGACGGTAGGCAGCTGAGGAGGCACCTGGACAGCAGGCAGCTGAGGAGGCACCTGGACGGTAGGCAGCTGAGGAGGGGTTGGCAGCTGAGGAGGGGTTGGCAGCTGAGGAGGGGTTGGCAGCTGAGGAGGCACCTGGACGGTAGGCAGCTGAGGAGGGGTTGGCAGCTGAGGAGGCACCTGGACGGTAGACAGCTGAGGAGGCAGCTGGACGGTAGGCAGCTGAGGAGGCACCTGGACAGCAGGCAGCTGAGGAGGCACCTGGACGGCAGGCAGCTGAGGAGGGGTTGGCAGCTGAGGAGGGGTTGGCAGCTGGACGGCAGGCAGCTGAGGAGGGGTTGGCAGCTGGACGGTAGGCAGCTGAGGAGGGGTTGGCAGCTGGACGGTAGACAGCTGAGGAGGGGTTGGCACCTGGACGGTAGGCAGCTGGGCACGTGGATCCTGGGGAGTGGGTCGATGGATGACAGGAAGCTCAGCATCTGGTGCCACTAGAACATCCACAATGGCCTCCTCTCCTAAAGTATCAATGAAGCCTTCGTCTTCTTCCACTTCTTGTTCTACAGAGATGTCCTCCAGCAATTCTGAGGTCCTTGGTGACCCAGGTGTCATGTCCTCCAGGGGCTGTCGACTCTGCCTCAACAAGTACTGGACTCCAATCAGCTCACCTGGGCAAACATATCAAGAGAAAAATTAAGGGAAATCAATGTGTTCTCTGGGAGGTACAGTAGAGACAGTAGAGTGTTATGTGTTAATCCTGAggggaaattaagatgtccagTACCATACATACTTAAATACAGAatacacgagacattacacacatcattacacacacacacacacacacacacacacacacacacacacacacacacacacacacacacacacacacacacacacacacaaacacaaacacacacacacacaaggtgattGTCCTGTGTGGCTATATCGGAGAACAACTCTTCAATTTCTCTTTTTGTGAACTTAAATAAagtgtttttggtaacactttactttacggatcactaataaggtggtaatttcatgttaatttcatgttaatttcagggtaataactgtttgtttttagtaacaacagcaaaataaccatacagtttccagtgcattgtggtgacaccctgatgactcgcagcacggtgacactttgttgacacacacacacacacacacacacacacacacacacacacacacacacacacacacacacacacacacacacacacacacacacacacagacacacacacacacaatgcactggaaactgtatggtcaTTTTgatgttgttactaaaaacaaacagttattaccctgaaaaaacaatgaaataactatgaaattaacacgaaattaccaccttattagcgatccgtaaagtaaagtgttaccgtgttttTTCCATGATATGTATTTATTTCTCAATTTTTTCACGTCAGATCAGTTCAGGTCATGTGCATACTAGTACAAGTGCCACAACAATGAAAATACAATTCACCTTAGCACTCTGTCTGCACTGTGCAATAAATAATTAACAAAACAATATCTTATTATATGATTTACCTGTGTATGCTGCAGGTGGAGAGAAGCCAGGGATCAATGGTACGCCAAATAATGCTGTGTAGTTGGTGTTGACAGCATACACCAGCTCCCCAGAGTAGGTCCGCAAGCGTGAGTCGTCCCCAACAGCAAGTGCAGCTGCAGCGCGGTCTTTATTCCAACGGAACAGGCCTTCCAGAAGATAAATCTGGAAATTGAGGCTGTTGGCGCTGTTCCCTGTGAAAACAGAAAGAAGCCAGCACATTAATTTATGACACCGACAAACATAACAGTGCTGTACAATAACATAAGCATTAGTGACAGGGTGTCATATTATGTAATGGCGAACCTGGAATAAACCTGGCAAGGTGGCAGTGGAAGGACTCCAAGGATGTCGAACCTCTGGCACATCTGTACGTTTTCAAGGCCACTCCACCCTTGTTGAGAGTTCCCGTTTGAGTGTAGAGTGGCACATCTGGAAGGTCCTGGATGCATCCCACGTGGCGCTTCTGGATATTCCACAAGTGCTGTATTCGTACCGGCTCAAACAAACCTACTCCCATTGCATCTCTCCCTTTCGGCCCGCTGAGCTCCTCTATCAGCTTCCCCAGGAGGCGGATGGTGTTGTCCGTCCCGCGCGTCCGTCTCCTACAGTGAAGTGCCAGCTCTGCCTTGGTGATGCAGTTGTCCACTATCACATCTGTCAGAGAAGCCGTGGGCAGGCCTTCTTTGGTCAGCTGCTCCCTCTTGGCCCTTCGCAGGAGAGCAAGGTCCTCAGCGTCCCATTCAAAAATGCATGCTGACAGCCTTGCCATAAAGATGGGGTAAAGCTGATGGGCATCTGTTGTGACCCCTCCAGCCAGGCGTCGCATGAAATGCCAGATGTCAAGGCGGATGATGATACCTGGCCAGCCACCAAACCGCTGCTTCAGCTTAGTGTCTCCCGCCTCCTTGCAGCAGTGGCAGTCCACATAGAGCACAGTTGGTGGAGAAACGCCTGCCCTTCTGTATCGCTCAACCAACCCCGCTGTCATCGCGTCAAGCCCATTACCCTCATCTGTAGTCAGGACGCTGATGAGTACCTGGCCGAATTCGTTGCCCACAGACGTCATCCACTGTGCCGTCCCCTTCGCAGGCCCACTCAATTTTTTCGTGATCTGAAGGAAACAAATCAAACggaaacacaaaataaaacacatgcagtcatcattaaaggaccagttcagtcaatttcaataggcTGTAGTATTGCTCaccctacccttgacttgtcagtacccggtgatgccacatttttcggctaagccctttccgagatatgagctattctaaagggggcagcgtttgtttacatttttaaaaaattaacataggcctactccaaatattttcccataaggtaccgctgtttgctagttgttagctgatgttgtataacctttcagatgtttttgggaataaataaacatgtttttacgaaatgtaaacaaagagctgcctccattacaatgaccaagatctcggaaaaggctgaagtagggaaaaaaaacctgatactgacaagtccagggtagtgtgagcattacaactgcatgttgaaattgaccaaactggtcctttaaggttatacaaaatgatgatggggtagtgaaaaaaaagatacattCTAAATTAGAGTGCTATTATTGAAACAGCTCTTACTTTTTTAGTCGAGTCCATTTTTAAGATAGACCCATAAGTTGAAGTGATGGCTGCCTTGATGTCATCCAGCCTGTGTAGAATGTCCTTGCTGTAAACAGTGAGGAGCCACTTGTAGCTTGGCAGTTCCACAGGGTCTGGAGGTCTCTGAAAGGACATCTGTTGGAGGCCGAGGTTGTTGTTGCGAAACCCCATACACTCTGCGGTGTAGCGATTGACCCGCTGCAACCACTGCTCGCTGTGGTTCTCCTTCAACTGCCCGACCAGGCGTACCGGTCCATTGCCCATTGTTCTCTCACGCAAAAAACGGATGGCACGTATATCAATGGCATGTCTgatgagaaaaaaagataaataaaagcaTCATAATCAAGTTGCCATTTTGTATGAATAATATTATCAAAGTTcacataaaagtaaaaagtaataaTTACTTTTGTGTCAGGATGACCCTAAACTCAGAGCGATGGGCCAGGTCTAGCTGCTGCAGCACGGCGTCTCCCCAGGACAGGTGGCTGGACCTGCACTTGGTGCAAATGAGGGTCTCTGTGACTAGGTTGTAGTAGCTGTCAATGTCCAGCACCTGCCGGACCCTCCTATGCAATCCACCACTTGTCAGTTGATGCCCGACGCATTCCGAATTGGTGCACTTAAGACTCACACGCCACAGCCTATAGGGCATCCAGACCAGCAGACGGTGGGAAAAAAACTTGTCTGGAGTGGGAGCCTGATGGTACAGGAGATTTGGAGGTGGGGGGTTGTACCACAGCTGAAGGTTGTCCTTTAACTCCATCTTCCCCTTCGCATTTACTCGAAACAGGACTTCAGCCACCCACTTATGGTCCTCCTTCGGCATCGACTGCGGCCAGAGCAAGGGCAGATCAGGGCCTGCAGACTAGGTTAAAACACAACATGTTTACACAACACTGACATAGGAAAACACAACAGTGCACAGACAAACTCAGCTTTGCAAGTGTTGATTGTATCTTACTGAGGTTTCTGTTGCTGGTGGAagtaagaaggaagaggagggttgGATGATGGGCCGGAGAGCTGGAGAGGGTTGAGGGTTGACGGCTGCCGATGTGGATTTAGATGGAGATGGACTAGGAGGAGCCTGTGAAATATATTCAGGGGTATTTAACATTTCATTGCTATGAAGTAGTGAGTTTTCAACTTACAAGTCAAGAAAGGTAGCcaattaatgcacgccgtacctccagtggcctgCTGTAATAGTgtctgaaaagttaagtaccatggtactacaatgctatgacataacacagagccttcagtaatgcacgccgtacctccagtggcatgctgtaatagtcttcGAAAAGTTAAGTACCGTAGCTAGTACCACAATTCTagggcataacacagggcctgtagAA
This genomic interval from Engraulis encrasicolus isolate BLACKSEA-1 chromosome 16, IST_EnEncr_1.0, whole genome shotgun sequence contains the following:
- the LOC134466059 gene encoding uncharacterized protein LOC134466059, with amino-acid sequence MAKSHKAMSDGEWLARLQKFASSGVWPSGEGNRPAPRQKRWHELYLKIEKCPLQSRGQVTLWLKSPTCSCGFHKGHPPANPPTSQSYTREDTVTVQGSAVDTSAVGTVVRPKMTLSMFEKSRFGGSHVASAKPNVNVQRKPTQAPPSPSPSKSTSAAVNPQPSPALRPIIQPSSSFLLPPATETSSAGPDLPLLWPQSMPKEDHKWVAEVLFRVNAKGKMELKDNLQLWYNPPPPNLLYHQAPTPDKFFSHRLLVWMPYRLWRVSLKCTNSECVGHQLTSGGLHRRVRQVLDIDSYYNLVTETLICTKCRSSHLSWGDAVLQQLDLAHRSEFRVILTQKHAIDIRAIRFLRERTMGNGPVRLVGQLKENHSEQWLQRVNRYTAECMGFRNNNLGLQQMSFQRPPDPVELPSYKWLLTVYSKDILHRLDDIKAAITSTYGSILKMDSTKKITKKLSGPAKGTAQWMTSVGNEFGQVLISVLTTDEGNGLDAMTAGLVERYRRAGVSPPTVLYVDCHCCKEAGDTKLKQRFGGWPGIIIRLDIWHFMRRLAGGVTTDAHQLYPIFMARLSACIFEWDAEDLALLRRAKREQLTKEGLPTASLTDVIVDNCITKAELALHCRRRTRGTDNTIRLLGKLIEELSGPKGRDAMGVGLFEPVRIQHLWNIQKRHVGCIQDLPDVPLYTQTGTLNKGGVALKTYRCARGSTSLESFHCHLARFIPGNSANSLNFQIYLLEGLFRWNKDRAAAALAVGDDSRLRTYSGELVYAVNTNYTALFGVPLIPGFSPPAAYTGELIGVQYLLRQSRQPLEDMTPGSPRTSELLEDISVEQEVEEDEGFIDTLGEEAIVDVLVAPDAELPVIHRPTPQDPRAQLPTVQVPTPPQLSTVQLPTPPQLPTVQLPTPPQLPAVQLPTPPQLPTPPQLPAVQVPPQLPAVQVPPQLPTVQLPPQLSTVQVPPQLPTPPQLPTVQVPPQLPTPPQLPTPPQLPTPPQLPTVQVPPQLPAVQGPFLLPAAPTPPAPPVRASGHGIPGLARADELAEYLVELRSQTSLVLSPQQEDTIVGLWQNLDPYDKEKLVYAARHQDRLLTGKFRSPKKRADFTPGVDSTKRCVLGSTGSPAQWPDCCRLIELMFIRLCNIYRTPKKQGTASLSRWDCILRDYRKIRQLILMNSANHGKMRQTTLQLVVVNQTTLISWHNDRLKKQEVSVLLQGLDLPVARPVSSDPLPPAQLQPASPPRHSHPLHTYNMPPNTAGQVKTKLRKILPSASASSAAVPPAPASISHSAPRHILPKPSADSQFITPRPVSCPVSPAPSPPAEKRKYTRTVTSNACRKCGQFRTGDTGHSQYKGKIYCPNTEKISKEEWLQKKRRM